One window of the Rufibacter radiotolerans genome contains the following:
- a CDS encoding YcxB family protein, which translates to MQQPNQRGGQRVTQQQPFNPLAIRTKKNQVDKNDYAKIALLQVWKKEWWRALIPLVLFSLPAAIAFSWWWVAAAVLVTVLYVLVRSAQVMGVTQMEQSSVLFERVNYEIDQRQILLKRNDRECMALQWDMIDRVTQNKDSYFMYLKGPSADQLPGGFKGWLAKTFNVPVFLHLPFRIFNSPNDLKLMDSLLRRKNFIPTEASKVA; encoded by the coding sequence ATGCAACAACCAAATCAACGAGGAGGGCAACGGGTTACCCAACAGCAACCATTCAACCCGCTGGCCATCCGGACCAAGAAGAACCAAGTAGATAAAAACGACTACGCCAAGATAGCCTTGCTGCAGGTCTGGAAGAAAGAGTGGTGGCGGGCGCTTATTCCGCTGGTGCTTTTCTCCTTGCCAGCCGCTATTGCTTTCTCCTGGTGGTGGGTAGCGGCTGCCGTGCTGGTGACCGTGCTGTATGTATTGGTGCGTTCTGCGCAAGTGATGGGGGTCACCCAGATGGAGCAGAGCAGCGTGCTATTTGAGCGGGTGAACTATGAGATTGACCAGCGCCAGATTCTGCTTAAACGCAATGACCGCGAGTGCATGGCCCTGCAGTGGGACATGATTGACCGCGTTACCCAGAACAAAGACTCTTACTTCATGTACCTGAAAGGCCCCTCGGCGGACCAGTTACCGGGTGGGTTCAAGGGCTGGCTGGCCAAAACCTTTAACGTGCCTGTGTTCCTGCACCTGCCGTTCCGTATCTTCAACAGCCCCAATGACCTCAAACTCATGGACTCGCTGTTACGCCGTAAGAACTTTATTCCCACTGAAGCGTCTAAAGTAGCTTAA
- the nadC gene encoding carboxylating nicotinate-nucleotide diphosphorylase → MKAPYLTQEAIKAFIRQALQEDVADGDHSSLAAIPESATNQAKLLVKDEGILAGVELAWKIFHEVDPTLHMEILLQDGAQIHYGDVAFTVHGKAQSILTAERLVLNCMQRMSGIATYTRSLVKLIEGTGAKLLDTRKTTPNFRMMEKWAVLIGGGTNHRFGLFDMIMLKDNHVDYAGGIKQAIDATHQYLEKLGKPLKIEIETRNLDEVRQVLETGGVDRIMLDNFPVEQLREAVALIGGKFETEASGGITEETIRAVAETGVNYISVGALTHSNRSLDLSLKAYR, encoded by the coding sequence GTGAAAGCTCCATACCTTACCCAAGAAGCCATCAAAGCCTTTATCCGGCAGGCCCTGCAGGAAGACGTAGCTGATGGCGACCACTCGTCGTTGGCCGCTATTCCGGAGAGCGCCACCAACCAGGCTAAGCTTTTGGTCAAGGATGAAGGCATACTGGCCGGGGTGGAACTGGCCTGGAAGATCTTCCATGAGGTGGACCCTACGCTACACATGGAGATATTGCTACAGGACGGGGCGCAGATCCACTACGGAGACGTGGCCTTTACCGTGCACGGCAAGGCGCAGTCTATCTTAACGGCCGAGCGGCTGGTGTTGAACTGCATGCAGCGCATGAGCGGCATTGCCACCTACACCCGGAGCCTTGTGAAACTGATAGAAGGCACCGGCGCCAAGTTGCTGGACACCCGCAAGACCACCCCTAACTTCAGGATGATGGAAAAGTGGGCGGTCTTGATTGGCGGCGGCACTAACCACCGGTTTGGGTTGTTTGATATGATTATGCTTAAAGATAACCACGTGGATTATGCCGGGGGTATCAAACAAGCCATTGACGCCACCCACCAATACCTGGAAAAACTGGGCAAGCCGCTCAAGATTGAGATAGAGACCCGCAACCTGGACGAGGTACGGCAGGTGCTGGAGACTGGCGGCGTGGACCGCATCATGCTGGATAACTTCCCGGTAGAGCAACTGCGCGAGGCGGTAGCCCTCATTGGCGGCAAGTTTGAGACCGAGGCCTCTGGCGGTATTACTGAGGAAACCATCAGGGCCGTGGCCGAGACGGGCGTGAACTACATCTCCGTAGGGGCCCTCACGCACTCCAACCGCAGCCTGGACCTGAGTTTGAAGGCGTACAGGTAG
- a CDS encoding SAM-dependent methyltransferase: MTQPIDWFSTWFDSPYYHQLYKSRDAHEAQRFMDNLLDHLQPKPNCKLMDLACGKGRHAIYLNEKGYDVTGLDLSEQSIAFAKQFENDRLHFFVHDMREVFQPDTFDFVLNLFTSFGYFQADAENVVALRATTASLKVGGKLVIDFMNTRRVINRLVAHEVKEVDNITFHITRKLEAGFIIKTIRFEDQGQPFEFIEKVRALQYEEFLEYFQMSQLRVAEVFGDYHLNPFDPEKSERMIFILKR; the protein is encoded by the coding sequence ATGACACAACCCATTGATTGGTTTAGTACTTGGTTTGATTCTCCGTATTACCACCAGTTATACAAGAGCCGTGACGCCCATGAAGCCCAACGGTTTATGGATAACCTTCTGGATCACCTTCAACCAAAGCCGAACTGCAAATTAATGGACCTGGCCTGCGGTAAAGGACGCCATGCCATTTACCTCAATGAGAAAGGCTATGACGTAACCGGTCTTGACCTGTCTGAGCAGAGCATTGCCTTTGCCAAACAGTTTGAGAATGACCGGCTGCATTTCTTTGTGCATGACATGCGCGAGGTGTTCCAGCCAGACACGTTTGACTTTGTGCTGAACCTGTTCACCAGTTTCGGTTACTTTCAGGCAGACGCAGAGAACGTGGTGGCCTTACGGGCCACTACCGCCTCTTTGAAGGTGGGCGGCAAGCTGGTGATAGACTTCATGAACACCCGCCGGGTGATTAACCGTCTGGTGGCCCATGAGGTAAAGGAAGTAGACAATATCACCTTTCATATTACCCGTAAACTGGAGGCTGGCTTTATTATTAAGACCATTAGGTTTGAAGACCAGGGGCAGCCTTTTGAGTTCATAGAAAAAGTGCGTGCGCTGCAGTATGAGGAGTTTCTGGAGTACTTCCAGATGTCCCAGCTGCGGGTGGCCGAGGTGTTTGGTGATTATCACCTGAATCCCTTTGACCCCGAGAAAAGCGAGCGTATGATTTTCATCCTGAAGCGATAA
- a CDS encoding heavy metal-binding domain-containing protein — protein sequence MKKIFLSWALALTALVTVSSCSSSTKEQPATEATAPAQTEATAADTTAATQTGQMAYICPMECDGSASMKPGKCPVCGMDLVKNPAASADAKGAQ from the coding sequence ATGAAAAAGATCTTTTTATCCTGGGCCCTAGCCCTCACCGCCTTAGTAACCGTTTCTTCGTGCTCTTCTTCTACTAAGGAGCAACCTGCCACTGAGGCAACCGCCCCGGCCCAGACAGAGGCGACCGCGGCAGACACTACCGCCGCTACCCAGACCGGCCAGATGGCCTACATCTGCCCTATGGAATGCGACGGCAGCGCCAGTATGAAACCTGGCAAGTGCCCGGTATGCGGCATGGACCTGGTAAAGAACCCTGCCGCCTCCGCAGACGCCAAAGGCGCCCAGTAA
- a CDS encoding ZIP family metal transporter: MVVAVSVLFFTVLLAGWLVRFLPQQNQRWLKMLLAFSGAYLFALTILHILPDVLLSTDDPHRVGFYVLAGFFLQLVLEVFSHGVEHGHIHAHPEREGHQHRHVSTVPILLLVSLIIHSFLEGSIMVQSRMAAQQAHEHLQHSHVGDNFYTILAGIALHHIPAAIALMSVLVARLHSFKKAFAYLLLFAAAAPAGLLFSNYIALEKLLSSEAYTILSGLVVGNFLHISTTILFETSPEHRFNQGKLLATLAGALLAVGAGML, from the coding sequence ATGGTAGTAGCGGTCTCCGTTCTATTCTTTACCGTTCTGCTGGCCGGCTGGCTGGTACGTTTTCTGCCCCAGCAGAACCAGCGCTGGCTTAAGATGCTGCTGGCCTTTAGCGGGGCGTACCTGTTCGCGCTTACCATTCTGCACATTCTGCCAGACGTGTTGCTCAGCACAGATGACCCGCACCGAGTGGGTTTTTATGTGCTGGCCGGCTTTTTCCTGCAATTGGTCCTGGAGGTATTTTCCCACGGCGTGGAGCACGGGCACATTCATGCCCACCCAGAGCGCGAAGGGCACCAGCACCGCCACGTGAGCACGGTTCCCATCCTGCTGCTAGTGTCTCTTATTATTCACTCGTTTCTGGAAGGCAGCATTATGGTGCAGAGCCGCATGGCCGCCCAACAGGCGCATGAGCACCTGCAGCACTCGCACGTTGGTGATAATTTCTACACCATTCTGGCGGGCATTGCGCTGCACCACATTCCGGCGGCCATTGCCTTAATGTCTGTGCTAGTGGCGCGCCTGCATAGTTTCAAGAAAGCCTTTGCCTATCTGCTGCTGTTTGCGGCGGCGGCCCCGGCGGGGCTCCTGTTCAGTAATTACATTGCCCTGGAAAAACTACTTTCCAGCGAAGCCTATACTATTCTTTCGGGTTTGGTGGTAGGTAACTTCCTGCACATTTCCACCACCATCTTGTTTGAGACCAGCCCCGAGCACCGGTTCAACCAAGGCAAACTGCTGGCTACCCTGGCCGGGGCTTTGCTGGCGGTAGGGGCCGGTATGCTGTAA